The sequence AACTAAACAAAAAGGAGCTAGAAGAAGAGCGACTGATGATGTATTAAAGACAGCGGATTATGTTATCGCTAGAGAGGTAGAACTCAAAGAAAATGAGATTTTTAATTCAAAATCTTATGATGAAACAGTACAAAATCTTATGAGATTAGGACATTTTAGAAATGTAAAGTATGAAGTGAGAGATATACCTGGAGATCCAGATGGAAAGAATATTATCTTATTACTTGATGAAGAAAGAACAGCGATATTACAAGGAGCAATTTCTTATGGTTCTGAGATTGGTCTTTTAGGAACTATTTCTATAAAAGATACTAACTGGAAAGGAAAAGGACAAGAATTAGGATTTACTTTTGAAAAATCAGATAGAGATTACTCGAGTTTTTCGATCAACTTTTATGATCCATGGATAAAAGATACTGATAGAATATCTTGGGGTTGGAGTATCTATAAAAATAGTTATGAAGATGATGAAAGTGCAATTTTTAATCAAATAGATACTATTGGAGCTAAATTTAATGTAGGTAAGGGAATAACTAAAAATATAAGACTTAGTCTTGGAACAAAATTAGAATATGTAGAAGAGAGTGCGGATCACTCTAAATTTAGAAATGGTAAATGGATAAATTATAGACCTGGAGAAGAGGCTAAAGGGTTAGATGATAAATATTACATTTGGAGTTTATTCCCATCTATTACTTATGATACAAGAAATCATTTTTGGAATCCAACAGCCGGGGAATATGCAAAACTTCAGTTAGAAGGTGGTTATGCTGGCGGATATGCTGGAGATGCATTTGGAAATGTAACTCTCGAATTAAGAAAATACCATGCTGGATTATTTAAAAAGAATATATTTGCTTACAGAATTGTAGGTGGAGTAATGAGTGAATCTACAAAAGAAGGGCAAAGATTCTGGGTAGGTGGTGGAAATACACTTAGAGGATATGATGGTGGATTCTATAAAGGAACTAAAAAATTAGTAGGAACTATAGAAAATAGAACTCAATTAAATGATGTGTTGGGATTTGTAGTATTTTTTGATGCTGGTAGAGCTTGGGATTATAGAGGAAGAGATTTATCATATCAACGTGATGAAAAGTTTTCTAATGATATAGCTATGGCAGCAGGAGTTGGATTAAGAGTTAATACCCCTATTGGACCATTGAGATTTGATTTTGGTTGGCCAATTAAAAATGATGATGCAAGTGGAATGGAATTTTATTTCAACATAGGGCAATCATTTTAATAAAATATAAAAGTGTTTATGGAGGTTGATGAAATGAGAAAAGTAGCAATAACATTAATGGCAGTGACAATGTCAATATCAGCATTAGCTGAAAAAATAGGGTTTGTAAATTCGCAAGAGGCTTTTACAAAGTATTCACAAACAAAAATTATTCAGGAAAATTTAAATAAAGAAAAGAGTAGATTAGAAAATGAAATAAAGCAAAAAGAGGTTGTTCTTCAAAAAGCTCAATTAGAATTACAGTCAAAAGGAGATAAGATAAGTGAAAAAGAAAAGCAAGATTTCCAAAAGCAAGTTGAAGCTTTTCAAAAATTTGTAAGAGATTCACAAACTAAATTAAGTAAAGAAGAATATACAAGAATGCAAGAAATAGATAAGGCAATGACAACAGCTATCCAAGCAGTAGCTAAGGCAGGAAAATATGATTATATATTAGAAGCTGGAGCAATAAAATTTGGAGGAATTGATGTTACAGAAGATGTGCTAAAAGCTATGGAGAAAGCTAAAAAATAATCAATTAAGGAGGAAATGATGAGATATCATATAAATGATTTAATAAACCTCCTTGGATGTGAAATAAAGGGAGATTTAAGTCTAGAATATATTTCTGGACTTGCTCCCTTTTTTCAAGCCCAAGAGGATAGTATAACATTCGCTTCAGATGAAAAATTTTTAAAAAAATTGAATGAAACTAAAGCAAAAGTGATTTTAGTACCAGATATTCCATTACCAAACATTGGTAAAATGTATTTGGTTGTAAAAGAAAATCCAAGAACACTTATGCCAAAACTTTTAAACTTTTTTAAAAGAGAAATAAAACCTTTTGAAAAGATGATAGAAGAATCTAGCAAAATAGGGAGAAATGTAAAGTTAGGTCCTAATGTCTATGTTGGTCATGATGTAGTTATAGGAGATAATGTAATTATACATCCAAATGTAACAATAGAAGAGGGAGTAGAGATAGGATCTGGAACTATAATTTATTCTAATGTCACAATAAGAGAGTTTTGTAAAATAGGAAGGAATTGTGTCATACAACCTGGAGCAGTAATTGGTTCAGATGGCTTTGGGTTTATAAAAATAAATGGAAATAATACTAAAATAGAGCAAATAGGAAGTGTTATTGTAGAGGATAATATTGAAATTGGTGCTAATACAACAATTGATAGAGGAGCAATAGGAGATACAATTATTAAAAAATATACGAAAATTGATAATTTAGTACAGATAGCCCATAATGATATTATAGGTGAAAATTGCTTGATAATTTCTCAAGTAGGTATAGCTGGAAGTGTAGAGGTAGGAAATAATACTACTTTAGCTGGTCAAGTTGGGGTAGCTGGACATCTAAAGATAGGAAATAATGTTGTAATAGGTGCTAAATCTGGAGTAGCAGGTAATGTAGCAGATAATCAAATTCTTTCTGGATATCCACTTATTGATCATAAAGAAGACTTAAAAATAAAAATATCTATGAAAAAACTTCCAGAGTTAATCAGAAAAGTGAGAGAATTAGAGAAAAAAATTCAAGAAAAATAAAAAGATGTTTGAAATTTTATTAGAAAGTGTTAAAATATAAAAATCAAGTAAGAAAATAAGATGAGGTAGAAATGAAGAAGAGAGTTTATTTTGATAAGTATGGAGAGATGAAGTTTATATCCCATCTTGACTTATTAAGATTTTTTGAAAGAATTTTCAATAAGGCAGAAATTCCTGTAAAG comes from Fusobacterium necrogenes and encodes:
- a CDS encoding BamA/OMP85 family outer membrane protein; amino-acid sequence: MRKQITVLLVFLLSVISLANISSYDIRKIEIINNREVPYEVILNSMKSKEGQKYATENMIADYKAIKDLDYVSDVSIYPTVYDNGIKLTVDITEKKDAKALLEEKGIIPLTEREKVDTTIVVSSIEIIGNTHVTTKEIRDMIPIQTGGYFSRNRVIEGHKNLIESGYFRDVIPDVIKTGKGVKIVYSVLENPIINGINIIGNTVYTTDELMQVIQTEPGKIFNINTIRGDRDRIIQKYQDGGYVLAEVVDIGLNANLELEIYLSEGVVRNVEFKKMVTKQKGARRRATDDVLKTADYVIAREVELKENEIFNSKSYDETVQNLMRLGHFRNVKYEVRDIPGDPDGKNIILLLDEERTAILQGAISYGSEIGLLGTISIKDTNWKGKGQELGFTFEKSDRDYSSFSINFYDPWIKDTDRISWGWSIYKNSYEDDESAIFNQIDTIGAKFNVGKGITKNIRLSLGTKLEYVEESADHSKFRNGKWINYRPGEEAKGLDDKYYIWSLFPSITYDTRNHFWNPTAGEYAKLQLEGGYAGGYAGDAFGNVTLELRKYHAGLFKKNIFAYRIVGGVMSESTKEGQRFWVGGGNTLRGYDGGFYKGTKKLVGTIENRTQLNDVLGFVVFFDAGRAWDYRGRDLSYQRDEKFSNDIAMAAGVGLRVNTPIGPLRFDFGWPIKNDDASGMEFYFNIGQSF
- a CDS encoding OmpH family outer membrane protein; translated protein: MRKVAITLMAVTMSISALAEKIGFVNSQEAFTKYSQTKIIQENLNKEKSRLENEIKQKEVVLQKAQLELQSKGDKISEKEKQDFQKQVEAFQKFVRDSQTKLSKEEYTRMQEIDKAMTTAIQAVAKAGKYDYILEAGAIKFGGIDVTEDVLKAMEKAKK
- the lpxD gene encoding UDP-3-O-(3-hydroxymyristoyl)glucosamine N-acyltransferase, translated to MRYHINDLINLLGCEIKGDLSLEYISGLAPFFQAQEDSITFASDEKFLKKLNETKAKVILVPDIPLPNIGKMYLVVKENPRTLMPKLLNFFKREIKPFEKMIEESSKIGRNVKLGPNVYVGHDVVIGDNVIIHPNVTIEEGVEIGSGTIIYSNVTIREFCKIGRNCVIQPGAVIGSDGFGFIKINGNNTKIEQIGSVIVEDNIEIGANTTIDRGAIGDTIIKKYTKIDNLVQIAHNDIIGENCLIISQVGIAGSVEVGNNTTLAGQVGVAGHLKIGNNVVIGAKSGVAGNVADNQILSGYPLIDHKEDLKIKISMKKLPELIRKVRELEKKIQEK